One genomic region from Rosa rugosa chromosome 1, drRosRugo1.1, whole genome shotgun sequence encodes:
- the LOC133724356 gene encoding MICOS complex subunit MIC60, mitochondrial: MLRRSILQISSRRAVRRIQSQHVPRFLRKEFSAAVQKNPAAAQPGGPGKPPEKSGGSNALIFGGLVVGGGAALAYGTGYLDPILGQKKQPEPEVEVIVNEDVGVEENVPRVEEESSKLSFAPEVSEERSDAQSEDVAKFEGSGESESKVEDKSVVSDVTAEKDLREVSQNANVGVSSEENVDDKSVEEKTSEVPKEEVETAPVFTEIDQQENEIKALAPQQEIIEDKAQDAIANVEEPPSSLLSEYNLKDEADGGSETNISTQGSNEYNPLPKEKEALIGAIEGLDDAYISKDGKLVLDFLQAIHAAEKRQAELDARVSSEEKRALKEKYEKKLKDAGIREMMLAEEAAMLDKELKRERAKAVAALKSLQEKLEEKYKTELEQKENEAEMKLKKVEELAKAELAATIASEKASQIEKMTEANLHINALCVAFYARSEEARQTHSAHKLALGALALEDALSKGLPIHTEIEALDTYLEGIDKNSILDLVLSSLPEETRRSGTDTLLQLNQKFDALKGTVRHFSLIPPGGGGILAHSLARIASWLKVKEVDQSGDGIESIINKVECYLAEGKLVEAAEALEEGVKGTQAAEIVGDWVKRARNRAITEQALTLLESYATSISVT; this comes from the exons ATGTTGCGAAG GTCCATTCTCCAAATTTCGTCGCGTCGTGCCGTTCGGAGGATCCAAAGTCAG CACGTTCCTAGGTTTTTGAGAAAGGAGTTCTCCGCCGCGGTCCAGAAGAATCCGGCGGCCGCTCAGCCCGGCGGTCCGGGCAAGCCACCGGAGAAGTCTGGCGGTTCAAACGCTCTTATCTTTGGAGGTCTTGTTGTTGGTGGAGGGGCTGCTTTGGCTTACGGAACTGGCTATCTGGACCCGATTCTCGGCCAGAAGAAGCAGCCGGAACCGGAAGTTGAAGTGATTGTCAATGAGGATGTAGGTGTGGAAGAGAATGTGCCGCGTGTGGAGGAAGAGAGTAGCAAACTGAGCTTTGCTCCTGAGGTTTCTGAGGAGAGGAGTGATGCACAGTCAGAGGATGTTGCCAAGTTTGAAGGTTCGGGTGAAAGCGAGTCGAAGGTGGAGGATAAATCTGTGGTCAGTGATGTAACAGCTGAGAAGGATTTGCGGGAGGTTTCGCAAAATGCAAATGTTGGAGTATCGTCTGAAGAGAATGTAGATGATAAAAGTGTAGAGGAGAAAACTAGTGAGGTGCCCAAGGAGGAGGTTGAAACTGCACCGGTGTTTACCGAGATTGATCAGCAAGAGAATGAGATTAAAGCATTGGCTCCTCAACAGGAAATCATAGAAGACAAGGCACAG GATGCAATAGCTAATGTTGAAGAACCACCAAGTTCTTTGCTCAGTGAATATAATCTGAAGGACGAGGCTGATGGAGGCAGTGAGACTAATATTAGTACACAAGGCAGTAATGAATACAATCCACTTCCTAAAGAAAAAGAG GCCTTAATTGGTGCTATTGAAGGGTTGGATGATGCTTACATATCCAAAGATGGAAAGTTAGTTCTTGACTTCTTGCAAGCAATTCATGCTGCTGAAAAAAGGCAAGCTGAGTTAGATGCTCGTGTTTCTTCTGAAGAAAAGAGAGCATTAAAG GAGAAGTATGAAAAGAAACTGAAGGATGCTGGCATTAGGGAAATGATGCTTGCAGAAGAGGCAGCAATGCTAGACAAG gaatTAAAGAGAGAAAGAGCAAAAGCAGTTGCTGCACTCAAGTCACTTCAAGAAAAACTTGAAGAGAAATATAAGACAGAACTTGAGCAGAAG GAAAACGAAGCAGAAATGAAGTTAAAAAAGGTTGAGGAATTAGCAAAAGCTGAACTGGCTGCCACAATTGCAAGTGAGAAGGCATCCCAGATTGAGAAAATGACAGAAGCAAATCTTCAT ATAAATGCCTTGTGTGTTGCATTCTATGCAAGATCTGAAGAAGCTCGTCAGACTCACTCTGCTCACAAGCTTGCTTTG GGGGCACTTGCACTGGAAGATGCACTTTCCAAAGGGTTACCAATCCACACAGAAATAGAGGCTTTGGACACTTATCTTGAAGGCATTGATAAAAATTCAATTTTGGATTTGGTCCTATCATCACTTCCTGAGGAAACACGGAGGAGTGGCACAGATACCTTGTTGCAATTGAATCAGAAG TTTGATGCCTTAAAAGGGACAGTACGACACTTCAGCCTAATCCCTCCTGGTGGCGGCGGCATTTTGGCTCACTCTTTAGCACGGATAGCATCCTGGTTGAAG GTGAAGGAAGTAGATCAATCTGGAGATGGGATTGAGTCTATCATCAATAAAGTGGAGTGCTACCTCGCTGAAGGAAAATTAGTCGAAGCAGCAGAGGCACTAGAAGAAGGTGTCAAGGGCACCCAAGCAGCAGAAATTGTGGGTGATTGGGTGAAGCGTGCTAGGAATAGGGCTATCACGGAGCAAGCTCTGACACTACTCGAATCATATGCCACATCCATTAGCGTCACATAA
- the LOC133724357 gene encoding DNA-directed RNA polymerases II, IV and V subunit 8B-like, translating into MLSFLFDDTFVIEKLDPDGKKFDKVSRIVARSEKHGAVLHLDVNTEVYPMHEKEKFLMVLSPTLNYSGAPVTNQAQVEQKSLADKFEYIMHGLLYKMDHMRSEPSDGGSKSPPVVEVFVSFGGLQMRLRADPTSCAKFKVDQNMFLLIRKLM; encoded by the exons ATGCTGAGTTTCTTGTTTGATGATACTTTTGTCATCGAGAAGCTGGACCCGGATGGTAAAAAGTTTGACAAAG TTTCTCGAATTGTAGCACGGAGTGAGAAGCATGGTGCTGTGCTGCACCTAGATGTGAATACAGAGGTATACCCTATGCATGAGAAGGAGAAGTTCTTGATGGTGCTGTCTCCTACGCTTAACTACAGTGGAGCACCTGTTACGAACCAGGCACAG GTTGAACAGAAGTCTCTTGCAGACAAGTTTGAATATATCATGCATGGTTTGCTGTATAAAATGGATCACATGAGATCAGAACCTTCAGATGGAGGCTCAAAGTCGCCACCcgtagt GgaggtatttgtttcttttggtgGGCTACAGATGAGGCTGAGAGCTGATCCCACCAGCTGTGCAAAGTTTAAGGTTGACCAGAACATGTTTTTGCTTATCAGGAAATTGATGTAG
- the LOC133724358 gene encoding uncharacterized protein LOC133724358, whose protein sequence is MAPNKRFKNHKPHNHRGESSRTRTHLPHDSDSLPSEQATEEEPIRPKIQLAMWDFGQCDAKRCTGRKLSRFGFLKELRVNHGFGGIVLSPVGTDCVSREDYSLIQRKGLAVVDCSWARLGDVPFVKLRCTAPRLLPWLVAANPVNYGRPCELSCVEALSAALFICGEEETANLLLGKFKWGHAFLSLNRELLKAYSNCENSAEIISFQNAWLAQERQVPKVPTEVEGGERSARSDDEGSYDSDDGLPPLEKNMNHLDLEDSDEESE, encoded by the exons ATGGCGCCCAACAAGCGGTTCAAGAACCACAAGCCCCATAACCATCGTGGCGAATCTAGTCGAACCCGTACCCATCTTCCACA TGACAGCGACTCCCTACCATCTGAACAAG CTACTGAAGAGGAGCCAATACGTCCCAAAATCCAGCTGGCCATGTGG GATTTTGGCCAATGCGATGCAAAAAGGTGCACGGGACGCAAGCTCTCAAGATTTGGATTTTTGAAA GAGTTGCGGGTGAACCATGGTTTTGGAGGCATTGTATTGAG TCCAGTGGGGACGGATTGTGTCTCAAGAGAAGATTATAGCTTAATCCAGCGAAAAGGTTTAGCTGTTGTGGATTGCTCTTGGGCACGCTTGGGTGATGTACCCTTTGTGAAGCTGCGTTGCACTGCTCCTCGCCTCT TGCCTTGGCTTGTAGCAGCAAATCCAGTAAATTATGGTCGACCATGTGAACTATCCTGCGTGGAGGCCTTATCTGCAGCTTTATTCATATG TGGGGAAGAGGAAACTGCAAATTTGTTGCTCGGAAAGTTCAAATGGGGTCATGCTTTCCTATCCCTCAACAG GGAACTTCTAAAGGCATACTCTAATTGTGAAAACAGTGCTGAGATTATTTCATTCCAAAATGCCTGGCTTGCACAGGAAAGACAAGTTCCAAAGGTTCCTACAGAAGTAGAAG GAGGAGAGAGGTCAGCTCGCAGTGATGATGAGGGTTCTTATGATTCTGACGATGGGCTTCCGCCACTTGAAAAGAATATGAATCATTTAGACTTAGAGGATAGTGATGAAGAAAGTGAGTAG